In the genome of Triticum urartu cultivar G1812 chromosome 5, Tu2.1, whole genome shotgun sequence, one region contains:
- the LOC125506508 gene encoding germin-like protein 8-11: protein MEVNADDFFKAAALDKPRVTNKVGSNVTLINVMQIAGLNTLGIFSIARIDYAPLGQNPPHTHPRATEILTVLEGTLYVGFVTSNLPAPARNKFFSKVLNKGDVFVFPVGLIHFQFNPNPHQPAVAIAALSSQNPGAITIANAVFGSDPPIYDDVLAKAFQVEKNTIDWLQAQFWENNHN from the coding sequence ATGGAGGTCAATGCTGATGACTTCTTCAAGGCAGCCGCCCTCGACAAGCCTAGGGTGACCAACAAGGTTGGCTCCAACGTCACCTTGATCAATGTCATGCAGATTGCCGGACTCAACACCCTCGGCATCTTCTCAATCGCGCGCATCGACTATGCTCCCTTGGGCCAGAACCCACCACATACGCACCCCCGCGCCACTGAGATCCTCACAGTGCTCGAGGGGACACTATACGTTGGCTTTGTCACATCCAACCTGCCCGCCCCAGCCAGAAACAAGTTCTTCTCGAAGGTGCTCAACAAAGGTGATGTGTTTGTCTTCCCCGTGGGGCTCATCCACTTCCAATTCAACCCCAACCCCCATCAGCCCGCCGTTGCAATTGCCGCGCTCAGCAGCCAGAACCCAGGGGCTATCACAATTGCCAATGCAGTGTTTGGGTCAGACCCACCAATATACGATGATGTTCTTGCCAAGGCGTTTCAGGTGGAAAAGAATACAATAGACTGGCTCCAGGCTCAGTTCTGGGAGAACAACCACAACTAA